aatttatctAAGTTGAAGTAAGTTAAACCAAACATCGCCTGATATTATTAAGGGTGCAttttattcacctgatttttacttatttttcctgaacttgtCTTAACTGGACTTATTAGAAATAATCAAAACTTagtttagttataaattgtatttggctgacccttatttttcctgaacttatttttcctgaaataagtgaaaataaggtgaacagaaaaTAACTTTAGTATAAAAAGATATATATGCAATACATGACTTCTTAACAAAAGATTCTTGAAGAACAATTATATTCCTAGACAGAGTCCAAATCATAGTTTACCTTGAACTATTCTCTAGGAAATATTCACTATTTAgagtttttaaattttattttaattaagaaaGCAACACCTTATGTTTAGGAACCTTACTAATATATATTAAAGATGATATAGTTTGATTGAGTCATATTAGTTTTAAAGAGAAATACTTGCTAAGTTGATGATAAGCATGATTATAGTGATTAAATAAATCTAGTTACACCCCTAATGTTGTCTTATTTGGTAGTTTGTTCAATAAATTCATATTGTTAATATGAACAAGGGTCATAGAAATTGATAGAAGCCAACCTCCAACGTCTTGATAGAAAATGACTCCTGATGATTGCTTATTTGGTCAAGTCCTAAGAATATTGTACTCAAGAGTTGAAATTATTAACTAATCATAGTTTATTGCAATGAAATTTATCGTGTACTCGGCTATAAAGAAGTAAAattttaaatgagcaaaataaccTTTAGTACACTTAACTCTAAACATATCCGAGTACAAAATGGAGATCTATGTTTATTACTTGCTTTTAGTCTTTCTTTGAAAGATCTTTTTCATCTAATAGTTTATCACAATTTAGTGAATTCACAACATATATACAACATAACATGGATCATTTCTTGTACAATAATTAGTAACATGTTACAAACGTAATTGTTGCGATTTCTTAAAGTAAAGGTAAAAGAAAAATATTCTCGTGATTGTTGATATCTATTAAGTTGTGACTTGTTTTATGTCACAAGGTGACAACCTTACAAAGTGTATACGACTTTTCACATTTTTCCATATAAGTTGTCGAATTgacaatattatattttttttattcaatttttacACTTTCGTATTATTAAATTATCAACTTCCTAATAGAATAAATCCTCAAATTCTTTATAAACCGCCAAAGTACATGAGAGGAGGTTAAATCCTCACTTGACAAACGTAACGTTTTTATGTTCATCAAGGAATTTTTATCCTTTAACACTATACAGAACAATACCATTTTTGTAACACTAAACTCAATTTGCAGGCATACAAATGTTTATCAGATGATGCAAAGAGAATTTCTTTCAACTTGGAGAGGTTGAGAAACCAGTGCACTCACTGCAACAGAATTCCACACAACAAAAATCCTACAAAGAATGTCAATAACACCACAAAAAACTCGTCGAAAAACTCGAAATTTTACAAAATACAGCAACATTTCAGAGCCATCAGAGAGCAACTCATACAAGAAGCCAGGGTTATAGAAGGCTGCCTAAGAGTCAATCAACGCTCGAAAAAGGAGTACCCGGTTTTCGACCCATCGAATTATACACACCTTGGCTACCCACACAAAAGAACTCCTCATCATAATCTGTTTCAGAAAAATGGTGCTGGTTTTTGGGATGTTCAGAAGCAGAATGTGGTTCCGAATTTCGATCAAAGAAGAGGCAGATGTGAAATCCCTGTTTTTGAGCTTAGAACAGATTGTAGCCTCAATCAACATTAACTCTGCTTGTGTTAGTTCTTGATAAGTTTTCACAATTTCCTCCCTTTGGCTTTGTCTGAAGATCTAGCCATTTTACactaaaattacatcaaaatcatGGATCAATATGATAATTACTTGAATCTCACCTAATATTACAAAGTTTCTCCTTAAAATCAGCAAACAATTGTTACACTTCTAGGTTAAACAACCCTTAAGGTTTAAAAATCGTTGTCTTAATTCATGCTTACGTTTCTCTCAAGGAAAATGATACTTACGTTTCTCTCAAGGAAAATGATATACGTAGCCCTAAGAGTTAAGTATAAGAAGATGAAACTCCGCAGTATAAATATTAAGCATCAAACAATCATTTTATAATATTGATCAACACGTGATTTGTCATCAAACAATCACTATTCACTTTTATAATAATACCGATCAACACACGATTTGTCACGAAATCTGAAACGAATGCTATCTTAGGACATGTTACAAGTATCAAATGTTTTTTCCCCTTTTACTTCTTCTACATCTTGTTATTGTTTGTGGCTAGTTGCTACTTGCTACTACTGAAAATTTATCCGAAGTAAATGACATTAGTTTTTTTCATCTTCCTCCATTTTTAGTGTTTTTAACCAACCCGTGGATtatggaccgtggtgcacatagagcatggtgcaccaaaagaacatatgtgcataagcaaaagaacatgacactacggcaaaagaacatgcgatataatatttcacttttttgttataaaaataatatattattttactatttattaaaaacctaaataaaaaaaatactcatgttcttttctcgtaaccacatgttctttcaattatatactagtgttcttaaggtgcaccatgctctatgtcaccatagtccaccttctaaattgcgctgATTTTTCCATTCAACAAATTTGAATGACGGGTGAGTAAATCTGTGAAAGTGGTGGTGAAAAGATACATGGTAGCTAGTTCAGGTGATTGCAAGAAGATTTGGTACTACAGCTGGAAAAATGATCTGGGTGTGAAAGTCGGGTTGAAAATGCAAACAAATCGTAATCCAGATAAACAGAACAGACATTACCATTACAAAATCTGGACTAAAATGATCTTTAAATGATGTGCAAGTTTAACCAAAAATTTGAATGAAGGACATTTGTAAATAGCTACGTAATTATCTCAAAACTATAATTAAAATGTTACCAAAATTTCTGATTACAAGGCGAGGCCATACATGATTAATCGGCGACATTCTTGAGCACTTCCTGGACGTTTCATGTCAACTTTATCAGCAACAGGCAGACAACTCTGTATCTTCTCAACAGCAATTTGTTTTTGGTGCTAATATTGTGGATAGAAGCCGAGTTTTTATTTCCGTTGTGGGGGGGTAATTTATTTCTTCGCCGGTTTATTCTCGGAAACTTTAAGAACACCGCTGCTTATTAGAGGCTGTAATTCCTTGCTCGCCAACTTCTTGACCATCGGATCCGAAGATTCGACGAACGCTGCAACTACCTTGGAACTAAACGCATTCCAAAACATAAAAATCAGCAAATGAAAATTACTCCTATAAGAGATTCAAGGTTGGAAACAAGGTATACCTGTGACCTGCGGCCCATAGCTTAGAATTCCCTTTTAGTGCTGTTTGCCAAAGAATTGAAGCAAAAGTTGGGCATTCCAACACAAGTTTTCTGATGGTTCTGCTAGAGTAGTAGTTCTCAAGTATGTGTTCTGATTCATCTGATTTTGGCTGAGCTGCAAGAGCTGCCACTTTTTCATATAGGCTTGTCAATTTCTCGTCCAAAGTCGGACGAAGAATTCCGTCAACACCCCCGACAGCAACCTGAACAAGAAAAATAAGATGATCTTGAATAAGAATCGGCATATGATTCATTGTGAAATACTGTGTATGAAACATTCCATGAAAAGGGATGTTATTTCAGGTTTTGGTAACTCGTGTCTATGCAAAACAAAAGGACCGAGTAATTTCTACTCCCAGAATTTTGTAACAATGTGATTCTATTGAGAAAAGCACCTCATAAAGAACGTCTTTTCCAAAATTAGACTTGAGTAATTCCTCTGCACTCTCAACACAGACATCAACGAGACTCTGCAAGAAAAATCATGAAGTTAGATCATACATTGTCATTCTTAATATATGACCCAAAGATCCATTGAAAATATTACTTTTGAGAAAACTAAACTACAAAATCCCCACCAAGGAAAGATAAAAAAAACCCATCACTGGAGTAGACCTAAACAATTTCTCCCTACTCCcaaacaaaaagagaaaggcAAAATAAGTCGCAAAAGAATAGGAAAAAGAGGGCAGCATATAAGCTTTTGGAAGAAGCACAtaaacttcaattttcaaaaatcattaaaaaaacTCAAGGTTGTGTAAAACGGCTATGATTGAAGTCGTTTTGTCAAAAAGAAGGGAAAGCAGCAATGGACAAACCCCAAAGAATCAGTCTTTGGACATATACTCAATAGTTACCAGACCTTTCCCTGTACAAAAAAAGGTGTCCCAAAAGATCATTCTCGCAGCCTTTTTCTAGCAAAAAGTCACTCATTAATCTTGCCTAGTTGCCTATAACCCATTTTAAAAGCACAACTACAACAAGCTAAGGTATGAAATAGAGGATCAAATGGAGTACAACTATAGGTGAGACAGGGTCCTCCAATAATGAGTTTACTAACAAACCTCAGCGAGCCCGCTTTTCACCAACAACTCCTGCCTCCTGATTAAAGGATCCTTTTTCCCTCCCTCAGCCAAGTGGGTATCTTCTTCCTCAGGTTCCATGCTTTCATCAGCTTCACTAGCAGGTAATTTGATGTCATGCTCAGCTTCCTTCTTATCGTCTTCATCATTATCTCCAGATTGAGCAAGCTTATCCTCACAGTCAACTGCTTCCTTTTCAGCCTCCTAAAAGTGTATCAGAAATCAGCACAAAATGCAGTGACAGTgaaaaaaaggatgattcaaaaTGGAGCTCAAAGATGGACTTACCTTTGAGGAAAGAGAAGGAACGGAAGCATCCAAAGAAGCCAAATCATCAAGACTAAGATAACTCTGACAATTTGGATGCAGTAGTTGCAAAAGTGGACGCCTCCCACTCTAAACCCCTCAAAAAGAATAGAATCAGTCAGGAACTTGTAATTAAATGCAGCTGGGTGATATCAAGAAATATCAAGCAAACAATTGATGCAGCTGCACCTTATCTCTTTTAGGCCAGCGATGTGCTCAAACTATAGTTTGGAACAAAATCGGTTTCTTGAGCAAAAGCTCAATTTCTTGAgcaaatatattaaaaaaaaaaaaggctgtGTATTTACTGATTCCAAAGCGGATGAGAAGAACAAATTTTCTCCTCCCTAACATTTAGAAAAAAGAATAAATTTTAAAGGTCAAAGGCGCACCTTATCCAAAACAAGTTCGCTCAGGATTGGTTGTAGCTCACGAATGATAACCTGTTTGGGAGAAAATTTAGCATAGATTCAGAAACGATTCAAGCAAATACGAAACGGATGTGGAGAAGAACGTGTTAGCACAGGCCCAGCACAGAAACAACAACCACCAACATCCCCCttcccttcaaaaaaaaaaaaggcaagaaagggCCAACCTTTGTAACAAGTTTTGTGTCATCAACGGTTGATAGAACAGATACCAGCACCTGCAAAGTAAATTCAGTAAGGAACTTAATAGGAATGAGGAGAACTGCTGAAAAAGTCTAAACTAAGCAAAAATGTTTCTCCTAGTTGATGCCTATACAGACAATGGCAAAACGATCTTTCTCAAAGATAAATGATGCTTAAAGTGTATTTGAAATTACTCTATGAAGAGCAATGAAAGAAATGCAATTTTACGAGGACGCTAGAAAAAGTCTGGAAAAGCAAGCATCTCTCAGACTCTAATCCAACAAATTGTTAACAGTAACCCTGTTCATGGAAGCTTATATTGAAAAGGAAACCCAACTTTGAAAATGAAATGTTACATGCAGTAATCTCAGAATTATCAGGCATGTCAATGaagtttaaactaaaataagttgCATACAAAAAGATGGTCTGCATCGGTTAAACAAATTGCAGAAGCTCTATAAATATTTTATCAGACATAAGAGAATACAGAAGTTGAGTAAAAATCCAACAGCTGGAATAGAAAGAATTAAATTGTAATCATACCATGCTGCCACATTGATCATGGGCAATCTTACCAACGTGCCCCTTCATTCCCTTAACAAGCTTCTTTCTTTCCTAAAAGAAGGATGTAAAAGAGGAAAGGTACAGGAGGAAATTAGTACAAGTCTCACACCAAAGGCATCTGCATGCATAGATTCTTATATTATTTGGTTACTAAAATATGTCAACAAACCTTGGCACTACCATGCTTGACACAGAGCATCCCTATTCTCGATCCATCCTTTGTATGAATCATCCGAACAAGGAGTGACCCAGATAATTGTTTTACAACATCTTCTGCAGATAACTACAAAAATTTAATTAGGAAGGAGACAACACAAAGCAAGTTAAGCAACCAAACAAGTGGAGAAACCTctggaaaaaaatagaaattaacAAAACCACCTTTACCAAAAAAGGTTATAACAGAAGTCTAGACAATAAGCTTTGGCGGTAAAATAACTAGATAAATACCTTATCAGCGATGCTGAGGTACTCGATTAAGGCTTTGTGAATAATGGAGTGATCAACTATTCCTTTCTCCAGAATTGGCTGGAGTACACAAGTCATATGGCGCAAAACAGATAACTTCTTCAGGCCTATCTTAGATATTATGTCAACTATCCTGTAAACACATTAAAACAAATTAATCTGATTATCTGAATGCTATACGGAGTATGTAATATCATTATACAACACGTATACACAATTACACTTCTGTTGGAGCTATATAACTGTTTTAATCTTTGCCAAAAATATGTAGCAGGCTGAATTCACCGTGCATGCAATCATTAGGGTCATGCAGTAGAGGTTAGACAAAAAAACTATGCCGCTTCCTTTcttttatttcttattttatttgcaTAAGAAAACCAAAATTGAAGGAATTTTGCACAATACACAGTTCTGCATTAGCCTTAAGGACCCCAACTGAAAGTGACAATGGGATCACCACATGCTCTACACTTTCTACTCTACCTCCTTTGAAACCCATGACTTTGAAGTTTAAAGCAGTTCTAGAGGAAATACTACTTCCTTTTACACCTACTTTTTGCCCCCTTGCAGAACTGGTCAAAACTGATTATATTTTGGACATTATTAAGTTCTGATGCAAGACGAATATACAACCGATGCATGTACTTCCAGTTAGAGATGGCCAACGTGGCAGGTTGGGTGGGTCGTGGGTGGGTTTGGTGGGTCATGGGTCGGAGATAATTGACACACGATCTGTCTCAGTTAAACTAGGATGGGACGAGTCGTGGGCTGTGTCGGAAAAAATGGACGCAATACATGATGGGTCGTGGGTTACGTGGGTCATGGGTCGAGGTGGGTTGTGCGGGTCGGGTGGGTTTGGTGGGTTACGACATATGTTATTCTGATGGGTCAGGTGGGTCTGGTGGGTTAACATGAGTTTTGGGAACTGATTTTGGTCAGGTGGGTTTGGACGCTTAATTAAGCGTTAAaaagctactccctccgtcccggaatacttgacctgttttccttatcgggccgtcccttaatacttgacctgtttctaaaaatggaaatattctaacaattttatattatttctcactccacccctattaacccacctacccctcctccatacaaaaaataattaaaaattcaacccctactctcccccaaccccacctcttaacccacctcccactaactacattaaaataataccccactatcaactactacctattaaattaaataagtcaattcaaatcccttaaactctgtgccggtcaaaccgggtcgagtattccgggacggagggagtacaaatttTGTATGAACTTAAAGTAATTAATTTTTAAGTTATTCACTTACTCACATAAATGTGGTTAATGTATATTACgcaataaaattagaacttattagcattttaaacatATATAATTGTTTACATTAGGATGAGTTTCGCGAGTTGGGTTCGTGTGTTGTGTGGGTTGGTTTGGGTGAGTAGGGTGTGCCGTGGCGGGTTGTGGCGGGTCCGATGGGGTGGGTCGAAATGGGCTGTGTTGAAAAAATTTGACCCACaacaaatcaaaaaaatatccGAGTTGGGTGGGTTGTGACATGGGTCATAAGTGTGTCCGACCCACGTAACCCGCTATGGGCTGTGTCGGGGTGGGCTGGGTAAAACCCGACCCACAAGCCATCTCTACTTCCAGTACATCTTTTTGCAATCTTCGAGAAGATGAATTGTGGTTTAAAGCCCTTCGAACTGAATTCAACCATTCCACTTAcaaaacaaatatgatattCTTGTAAAAACAAATTAACAATATCAATTTTGACATTCAAGAAAGAAATAACAGTCTCAAAttatcatattttttaatagcAAAGTCGTTAAAAAGAAAACCTCAAATATTTTATACAGTATTACCCAACAAATGAAGGTCACGTCATTTATTATTCTAAAGAACCTTTAGCACAACCACTTATCAGCTTTCGCTATTCACTTGAATAGGATAGTAGATTCAAACACCTACGTGACGGAGGACAACCAAAAACATCACACAATACAAAAGCATATTGGTGCTGCGGTAGATTGCAGATTTAAGACACACGAGAATTCACATGACTACATAGGAATAAAACTCACTTGTTCTCTTTCATATTTGCCAGATCCTTGAACAATTGGAGCTCAGTGGAATACAGTTCCATCAGAAGCTCACGTTTCTGAGCTGCATTTGCCATTTCATATGCATGTTCAACAACTGACAAAAAACGTGTAGATGTATGATGATGAATAACCGAATCAAGCAAGTAGTGAAACAATAAAGAGACCACAAGTTTAACGCAGTTTCAAATTAAACAGATCAAAAACATGCGTGCATAATTTGATCGCTTCTTTAATTATTAGATTTATAGATAAAAACACCAACCTAGCTTCAGAACtagaattggaaaaaaaaaatagcttaAGTGCAAGAGTTAGATACGAGCCGCCATCTCTCTTTGAAAAAACATACCAATAGACCCAACACTATGTCTCAGAAGTTGGGCAACATGCCCGTGAAGTATTGAGATCAAGCGCGGCAGCTGAAATTTGGAGGCTGCACGAATAAACAAGAAAAACATCAATAAATGGAATCAAAAATAGCAAGTCTTTAATCTAGTAGTTTCTAGCTCCATCCCAAGAATAACTATACCATTGTCAAACATTTTGGTCACCAGATGGACTGCATATGTACTTGAAGCAAGAGTGAGTAAATGTGGTCTCAGCTCCTCATATACTGCATCTCTCTCAACGTCTGAGCAATATTTAACGCATGTCTGAAGGAGAACAATTAAGATTACAAGCAACCATGTTAATCAAAAGTCATGTTCATATAATCTTGATAATGAAATATTTTATGGATCAGTGCATATGAGCTAACGTCACCTGCAATACACGTGATGAAATATGAGAGCTGGCAATTTCTGGAATTTTACCCTTCATTTTCTGCAGTGCCTCAGATACAAACCTAGTAGCAATTGTGCAAATGAGTACACAAGTATATAACAAAAGTAGAGTGCACAAGTATATAACAAAAGTAGAGTGCACAAGTATATAACAAAAGTAGACAAAGGAAATTCTACTGGTACACGTTGCCAGCGACATACTTTGATCTCTCTTCTTTGGATATATTACGACGCCTCATCTTCTCCCATAACAGTGCAAGCTCCTACACAAACGTAGTTTAAAGTGAGAGAGGCAATAGCTTGAAACAGCTGAATACATAATAGGTTACAAGTTTTATCCAAGATATTTACAACCTACTTTCATACGGTTATCAAGTGAGAATACGACTCCAgctaaatagagttttaataagtaCTACTTCTGTTCTTTTTTAGATGGCCCGTTAGGCTCTTTACACTGTTACATAATCTAGTTTGACTAACTTTAGTGAGTTATCTTTAAAAAAACATAGTTAGGTAGGCTCTTGCTAGACTCgtctcaatatatattttccaaatatcaattttttataacttttacttatTAATAATTAAGAATAGTAATGGTTAAAGATGTGTGTTTGCAAGCATGCTAGTTCCAATGGGTCATCCAATGTGAGGTAGTAGGCATTTTAAGCATTTACCAATTTAGATTTTAGAAATATAATTACAATttacataattaaattaaagaaaCTATTTGTGTCCTTCAGGATAATATTAGCCCCACTATTATGTTGATGAGATTAACTTGCTAATTTACCCAAAGATTCCTTAATCTAAGAATGGATTGTACAACATATTATCCATTCTGCATGAACATAATTATTTGTATGAAGTTTCTGAAAGAAGAAAATTGAAAACAACTTAACAAGATTAGCATTAATCAATTGTCTCTTAGCATTTGTAGAGAATGAAACAATTCAGTTCATCAAATGATAAAACTGACTTTTTAATTTATCCTCTAAAACGAATTATtaatataaaagaataatattttatattaaaacagaaaataataaataataaatgctaattaatttgtttatttctttaattaacTAGTGCTCGTGTAGAGCATTAAGTGCTAGTCtttgattaataatatattATCATATTAATATTCCAATTACACGCAAATACAAACCCAAAGCAGATTTGGCCCAACTGAAAAGGTCATTCCAATTCAATCTACAAGACACAGATAGTAAAATAAAGACATCAAACACATTATATTCCTTCTATGTGGGACAACACCCACACTTAACTTTACTAACAAAATGATTGAAGACTCTATCTAACCATCCCCACCTGGTCTTAATGCGCATACATAAAGTATCTTAGGATTTGAACTTTCATCTAGTTATAATCCATCAAAACCTTAATAAACCAACGTCcacaactagcttttgagccaaAATTCCAAATGTTTGAATTGGAAAAACGGCACACAATTGTTGTTTGACATGTTCATAAACAAGGTAGCACTATTATGTCCATGTGCTCCACCTCGTTCACAGACATTTACAAAAGTTTGACCCAAAACATTTGTTAGAAAGTGGCACCACTACTTATGTCTAGGTAAAATTATTTTATCGCTAGAATTTCATCAAGAGTATATAAGTATATAACTCACCCTAAAAACATACACTAGAATAATGGAAAAACTAATGTGACCTAATCATATATCAAAAATTTGTTATTACCACATTGAACCTTTTAACCATGGCACTCATAGAAAAAGGTTAGGTTTCCATCATCGATGACTAACTAATCATTTGGTCAATGAAGTTACGTGTGGGTGTTTGTCCCACATAGAAGGAATATAATGTGTTTGATGTATTTATATTTACTATTGTGCCTTGTATATTGAAATGAAATCTGTATCTTAGGTTGGAAAAAATGTGCTTTGGGATTATTTATATGATAATATATTACTAATCAAAGACTAGCACTTAGCACTTTGCACAAGCATGAgttaattaaagaaataaatatattaattgGCATTTAATATTTTGtcgttttaatataaaatatcattatgatataaaaaataaaatacggagtactttgtTGTAGAGAATGACAAAGGTTAGTTTTATCTTTTACATTGATTCATTCGCTATAAATATTAAGGGATAATCGATTACTGTTAATCTCGTTTTTAGATCTCTTCCTTCATAAACGTCTCTTTTTATACAAATAAGCATGTTAATGGAGAGTGATCTTAGTGGATAATACGTTGTACAATCTGTTCTTAGATTAGGGAATCCTGAGGTAAATTAGAAAGTTCATCTCATCGGCATAATAGTGGGGCTAATATTATCTTAAGGATCCACACAATTTCCTCCTAGTCTAGTATCTTTAATTTAACTATGTAAATTGTACTTCCTAATTATATT
This genomic stretch from Spinacia oleracea cultivar Varoflay chromosome 3, BTI_SOV_V1, whole genome shotgun sequence harbors:
- the LOC110788882 gene encoding chaperone protein dnaJ 49, with protein sequence MVRVKQPQQQEHPYNSNDVKSHLAIDTYNIYQNSHFPCIHQKHNHNSILNFNIQSSFIDWYLILRVAEDSSISTIKKQYHNLALLLHPDKNKHPKAEFAFKLISQAYKCLSDDAKRISFNLERLRNQCTHCNRIPHNKNPTKNVNNTTKNSSKNSKFYKIQQHFRAIREQLIQEARVIEGCLRVNQRSKKEYPVFDPSNYTHLGYPHKRTPHHNLFQKNGAGFWDVQKQNVVPNFDQRRGRCEIPVFELRTDCSLNQH
- the LOC110788915 gene encoding pumilio homolog 24, translated to MAPRDKSHASNKRKRTAGGKSEAADITKIYKKPKQLTSTNNNNKKPIPAKPFKKKPEIPAKDGPLSKKELRQIAKEKTEARKKKSKRHFTLEQELALLWEKMRRRNISKEERSKFVSEALQKMKGKIPEIASSHISSRVLQTCVKYCSDVERDAVYEELRPHLLTLASSTYAVHLVTKMFDNASKFQLPRLISILHGHVAQLLRHSVGSIVVEHAYEMANAAQKRELLMELYSTELQLFKDLANMKENKIVDIISKIGLKKLSVLRHMTCVLQPILEKGIVDHSIIHKALIEYLSIADKLSAEDVVKQLSGSLLVRMIHTKDGSRIGMLCVKHGSAKERKKLVKGMKGHVGKIAHDQCGSMVLVSVLSTVDDTKLVTKVIIRELQPILSELVLDKSGRRPLLQLLHPNCQSYLSLDDLASLDASVPSLSSKEAEKEAVDCEDKLAQSGDNDEDDKKEAEHDIKLPASEADESMEPEEEDTHLAEGGKKDPLIRRQELLVKSGLAESLVDVCVESAEELLKSNFGKDVLYEVAVGGVDGILRPTLDEKLTSLYEKVAALAAQPKSDESEHILENYYSSRTIRKLVLECPTFASILWQTALKGNSKLWAAGHSSKVVAAFVESSDPMVKKLASKELQPLISSGVLKVSENKPAKK